In Phocoena phocoena chromosome 3, mPhoPho1.1, whole genome shotgun sequence, a single window of DNA contains:
- the GPX8 gene encoding probable glutathione peroxidase 8 isoform X1, translating to MEPLTAYPLRCSGPKAKVFAVLLSMVLCTVMLFLLQIKFLKPKINSFYTFEVKDANGRTVSLEKFKGKVALVVNVASDCQLTDRNYLALQELHKEFGPFHFSVLAFPCNQFGESEPRPSKEVVSFARNNFGVTFPIFHKIKILGPEAEPAFRFLVDSSNKEPRWNFWKYLVNPEGQVVKSWRPEEPIEIIRPEIAALIRQMIIKKKEDL from the exons ATGGAGCCTCTCACAGCCTACCCTTTGAGATGTTCAGGGCCCAAAGCAAAGGTATTTGCAGTTTTGCTGTCTATGGTTCTATGTACAGTAATGTTATTTCTTCTACAAATAAAATTCCTAAAACCTAAAATCAACAGCTTTTATACATTTGAAGTGAAAGATGCAAATGGAAGAACGGTTTCTCTGGAAAAGTTTAAAGGCAAA GTTGCACTAGTTGTAAACGTGGCTAGTGACTGCCAACTCACAGACAGAAATTACTTAGCACTGCAGGAACTGCACAAAGAGTTTGGACCATTCCACTTCAGCGTCTTGGCTTTTCCATGCAATCAGTTTGGAGAATCGGAGCCCCGCCCAAGCAAGGAAGTAGTATCTTTTGCAAGAAATAACTTCGGAGTAACGTTCCCCATCTTCCACAAGATTAAGATTCTAGGACCTGAAGCAGAACCTGCATTTAGATTTCTTGTTG ATTCGTCAAACAAAGAACCAAGATGGAATTTCTGGAAGTATCTTGTCAACCCTGAAGGTCAAGTTGTGAAATCTTGGAGGCCAGAGGAACCCATTGAAATCATCAGGCCTGAGATAGCAGCTCTGATTAGACAAAtgatcataaaaaagaaagaggatctATGA
- the GPX8 gene encoding probable glutathione peroxidase 8 isoform X4 translates to MEPLTAYPLRCSGPKAKVFAVLLSMVLCTVMLFLLQIKFLKPKINSFYTFEVKDANGRTVSLEKFKGKIRQTKNQDGISGSILSTLKVKL, encoded by the exons ATGGAGCCTCTCACAGCCTACCCTTTGAGATGTTCAGGGCCCAAAGCAAAGGTATTTGCAGTTTTGCTGTCTATGGTTCTATGTACAGTAATGTTATTTCTTCTACAAATAAAATTCCTAAAACCTAAAATCAACAGCTTTTATACATTTGAAGTGAAAGATGCAAATGGAAGAACGGTTTCTCTGGAAAAGTTTAAAGGCAAA ATTCGTCAAACAAAGAACCAAGATGGAATTTCTGGAAGTATCTTGTCAACCCTGAAGGTCAAGTTGTGA
- the GPX8 gene encoding probable glutathione peroxidase 8 isoform X2 — translation MEPLTAYPLRCSGPKAKVALVVNVASDCQLTDRNYLALQELHKEFGPFHFSVLAFPCNQFGESEPRPSKEVVSFARNNFGVTFPIFHKIKILGPEAEPAFRFLVDSSNKEPRWNFWKYLVNPEGQVVKSWRPEEPIEIIRPEIAALIRQMIIKKKEDL, via the exons ATGGAGCCTCTCACAGCCTACCCTTTGAGATGTTCAGGGCCCAAAGCAAAG GTTGCACTAGTTGTAAACGTGGCTAGTGACTGCCAACTCACAGACAGAAATTACTTAGCACTGCAGGAACTGCACAAAGAGTTTGGACCATTCCACTTCAGCGTCTTGGCTTTTCCATGCAATCAGTTTGGAGAATCGGAGCCCCGCCCAAGCAAGGAAGTAGTATCTTTTGCAAGAAATAACTTCGGAGTAACGTTCCCCATCTTCCACAAGATTAAGATTCTAGGACCTGAAGCAGAACCTGCATTTAGATTTCTTGTTG ATTCGTCAAACAAAGAACCAAGATGGAATTTCTGGAAGTATCTTGTCAACCCTGAAGGTCAAGTTGTGAAATCTTGGAGGCCAGAGGAACCCATTGAAATCATCAGGCCTGAGATAGCAGCTCTGATTAGACAAAtgatcataaaaaagaaagaggatctATGA
- the GPX8 gene encoding probable glutathione peroxidase 8 isoform X3: MEPLTAYPLRCSGPKAKFGESEPRPSKEVVSFARNNFGVTFPIFHKIKILGPEAEPAFRFLVDSSNKEPRWNFWKYLVNPEGQVVKSWRPEEPIEIIRPEIAALIRQMIIKKKEDL, from the exons ATGGAGCCTCTCACAGCCTACCCTTTGAGATGTTCAGGGCCCAAAGCAAAG TTTGGAGAATCGGAGCCCCGCCCAAGCAAGGAAGTAGTATCTTTTGCAAGAAATAACTTCGGAGTAACGTTCCCCATCTTCCACAAGATTAAGATTCTAGGACCTGAAGCAGAACCTGCATTTAGATTTCTTGTTG ATTCGTCAAACAAAGAACCAAGATGGAATTTCTGGAAGTATCTTGTCAACCCTGAAGGTCAAGTTGTGAAATCTTGGAGGCCAGAGGAACCCATTGAAATCATCAGGCCTGAGATAGCAGCTCTGATTAGACAAAtgatcataaaaaagaaagaggatctATGA